A region of Nocardioides sp. JS614 DNA encodes the following proteins:
- a CDS encoding tyrosine-type recombinase/integrase — translation MTAPAKTPAASAPTPTLRDRLDEYLVMRRALGFQLNDVERQVGLFCTWLEARGQTQTFTIDEAVTWARLNPDAHPSWWATRLSLVRRFAGYLNANDVDVPVIPRGLLPAPKPRAVPFIYSQHDLDALLTACDRVFTDERIAATMRTVIGLLAATGLRIGEALKLRVGDVDHVNDLLVIKAAKSVERLVPLHPTTTAALMDYITLPARTATNPDPDGPVFVTANGTGYIYVSFYKMFRAVREEAGLTPRGRARPRLHDLRHTFATAHMTAAYAHDGDPERVLSLLATWLGHSDATHTYWYLSATGELMALAAGRLELNPEIGADIDAGTGEPS, via the coding sequence ATGACCGCCCCCGCGAAGACGCCGGCGGCGTCGGCGCCGACACCGACGTTGCGTGATCGGCTCGATGAGTACCTGGTGATGCGCCGGGCGTTGGGGTTCCAGCTCAACGACGTCGAGCGGCAGGTCGGCCTGTTCTGCACCTGGCTCGAAGCCCGCGGCCAGACGCAGACGTTCACTATCGATGAGGCGGTGACCTGGGCCCGGCTCAACCCGGACGCGCACCCCTCGTGGTGGGCGACCCGACTGTCGTTGGTGCGGCGCTTTGCCGGCTACCTGAACGCGAACGACGTCGACGTCCCGGTCATCCCGCGCGGGCTGCTACCGGCCCCGAAGCCTCGAGCGGTGCCCTTCATCTACAGCCAACACGACCTCGATGCGCTGCTCACCGCCTGCGACCGAGTGTTCACTGACGAGCGGATCGCCGCGACGATGCGCACGGTCATTGGGCTGCTTGCCGCGACGGGGCTGCGAATCGGGGAGGCATTGAAGCTGCGCGTGGGCGACGTCGACCACGTCAACGATCTGTTGGTCATCAAGGCGGCGAAGTCGGTTGAGCGGCTCGTCCCGCTGCACCCCACGACGACGGCCGCGCTGATGGACTACATCACGTTGCCAGCCCGCACGGCGACCAACCCCGACCCCGATGGTCCGGTCTTCGTGACCGCCAACGGGACCGGGTACATCTACGTGAGCTTCTACAAGATGTTCCGAGCAGTCCGGGAGGAAGCCGGACTGACACCGCGTGGGAGAGCACGACCGCGCCTGCACGACCTGAGACACACCTTCGCCACCGCGCACATGACCGCGGCCTACGCCCACGACGGTGACCCCGAGCGGGTGTTGTCGCTGCTCGCGACCTGGCTCGGGCACTCCGACGCCACCCACACGTACTGGTACCTGTCCGCGACTGGCGAGCTCATGGCCCTGGCCGCCGGCCGCCTTGAACTCAACCCCGAAATCGGTGCCGACATCGATGCCGGCACAGGAGAGCCCTCATGA
- a CDS encoding tyrosine-type recombinase/integrase produces MNALAASLQTYFTTFARSQRDLSNHTIGSYRDTWRMLLKYLTTTLGVSVDAVDFDAVTATNITRFLDYLEHERGNSAKTRNVRLTAIRAVLGHALPDHPEHAATITQVLAIPPKRTTRPVIEFLRPDEVVALLAAPDPTTRTGRRDHALLAMTVQTGLRISEVCSLTIDDVHLGTGPHVTCTGKGRRRRITPLTGATVSVMTDYLTERSARPGTALFCGPRGLSLSRDALEHRLATHVAAAAAACPSLTGKHVTMHTLRHTAAMNLLAAGVDVAVIALWLGHADTHSTDGYLHADMAIKQAALDRTRPPDVQAGTYRPAPDILTWLTAL; encoded by the coding sequence ATGAACGCGCTGGCCGCCAGCTTGCAGACCTACTTCACCACCTTCGCCCGAAGTCAGCGGGACCTGTCGAATCACACGATCGGTTCCTACCGCGACACGTGGCGGATGCTGCTGAAGTACCTGACCACGACACTCGGGGTCAGCGTCGACGCGGTCGACTTCGACGCCGTCACCGCGACAAACATCACCAGGTTCCTGGACTACCTCGAACACGAGCGCGGCAACAGTGCCAAGACCCGCAACGTCCGCCTGACCGCGATCCGCGCCGTGCTCGGCCACGCGCTGCCCGATCACCCCGAACACGCTGCAACGATCACCCAGGTCCTGGCGATCCCGCCCAAACGCACGACCAGACCGGTCATCGAGTTCCTCAGGCCCGACGAGGTCGTCGCCCTCCTCGCCGCGCCCGACCCGACGACCCGGACGGGGCGACGCGACCACGCGCTGCTGGCCATGACCGTGCAGACCGGTCTTCGCATCAGCGAGGTCTGCTCACTCACCATCGACGATGTCCACCTCGGCACCGGCCCACACGTCACCTGCACCGGCAAAGGACGGCGCCGACGCATCACGCCCCTGACGGGCGCGACGGTAAGCGTGATGACGGACTACCTGACCGAGCGGTCCGCCCGGCCCGGGACCGCACTGTTCTGCGGTCCCCGCGGTCTGTCCCTGTCCCGCGATGCCCTCGAGCATCGACTTGCCACCCACGTCGCAGCCGCAGCAGCCGCCTGTCCAAGCCTGACCGGGAAGCACGTCACGATGCACACCCTGCGCCACACCGCAGCGATGAACCTGCTCGCTGCCGGGGTCGACGTCGCCGTCATCGCGCTGTGGCTCGGGCACGCCGACACCCACAGCACCGATGGCTACCTCCACGCCGACATGGCCATCAAGCAAGCAGCCCTCGACCGAACCCGACCGCCCGACGTGCAAGCCGG
- a CDS encoding tyrosine-type recombinase/integrase gives MNLAQRLSAWMELAGAGIDEIDEDLLDRFVTAERSRERPCSSVKPWIGALRRCLTDSGYLQADGVDEDRSTPTQVAAAQWCEWMRVQRGLTEKSIVRYRYYAVGLLDQVTTADGSVSWDRLNATMINAYVADRGRGYGVAAKAHVVGSVRCLLRWALSTGRLDRDLSAGILKPSGTKRSLPRGVTADQVAALLAVCDPTTAIGARDRALVLMLVRLGLRAGEAAHLMLDDIDWAGGQVRVTGKGREHVLPLPVDVGQALEAWLRLRPEALDRAVFVRLRAPRQMMTASGTSGVIARLSSMAGIEPIHAHRLRHTAAMDVLAAGGTLSEAKELLGHVYTVTTMTYAKVDLASLRELVVPFGQVPR, from the coding sequence GTGAATCTGGCCCAGCGGCTGAGCGCCTGGATGGAGTTGGCTGGCGCTGGCATCGATGAGATCGACGAGGACCTGCTCGATCGGTTCGTGACAGCGGAGCGTTCCCGCGAACGGCCGTGCTCCTCGGTGAAGCCCTGGATCGGTGCGCTCCGCCGATGCCTGACAGATTCCGGCTACTTGCAGGCAGACGGAGTCGACGAGGACCGGTCCACACCGACACAGGTTGCGGCGGCGCAATGGTGCGAGTGGATGCGGGTCCAGCGCGGGCTGACCGAGAAGTCCATCGTTCGGTATCGCTACTACGCAGTCGGTCTTCTGGACCAGGTGACGACGGCCGACGGGTCGGTGAGCTGGGACCGGCTCAACGCGACGATGATCAACGCGTACGTGGCTGACCGTGGCCGTGGCTACGGTGTTGCCGCCAAGGCTCACGTGGTGGGCTCGGTCCGTTGCCTGCTGCGGTGGGCGCTGAGCACCGGTCGCTTGGACCGGGACCTGAGCGCCGGGATCCTCAAACCGTCCGGGACCAAACGATCCCTCCCGCGGGGAGTGACCGCCGACCAGGTCGCGGCATTACTCGCCGTCTGCGACCCGACCACGGCGATCGGGGCACGAGACCGTGCACTGGTGTTGATGCTGGTCCGGCTCGGCCTGCGGGCCGGTGAGGCCGCCCATCTGATGCTCGATGACATCGACTGGGCAGGCGGCCAGGTGAGAGTCACCGGCAAGGGCCGCGAGCACGTGCTACCCCTACCCGTCGACGTGGGGCAGGCATTGGAAGCCTGGCTGCGACTTCGACCTGAGGCGCTGGATCGCGCCGTGTTCGTGCGCCTGCGGGCACCACGCCAGATGATGACGGCCTCGGGAACCTCAGGGGTCATCGCCCGCCTGTCGAGCATGGCCGGCATCGAGCCGATCCACGCACACCGGCTCCGCCACACCGCCGCGATGGACGTCCTGGCCGCGGGCGGCACGCTGAGCGAAGCCAAGGAACTGCTGGGCCACGTCTACACCGTCACCACGATGACCTACGCCAAGGTCGACCTTGCCTCGCTACGCGAGCTGGTCGTCCCGTTCGGACAGGTACCGCGATGA